A region from the Desulfoglaeba alkanexedens ALDC genome encodes:
- a CDS encoding ABC transporter ATP-binding protein has product MIKAEDLWKSFPIQRDRPGFKEFMVHAPRFFSRKKDCFWALKGVTLAVAKGECLGVIGRNGAGKSTLLSLLLGVAHPTKGTIQVSGKRTPLLELGAGFHPELTGRENIIMNGVLLGHTKAEILDRMDAIIAFSELGDFIDRPIRGYSSGMQMRLGFSVAIHTDPEILLIDEILAVGDESFQKKSAKALMELIKGGVTTVYVSHNMDAVKRICNRAVWLENGELRADGEPGGVIEAYLKCQNGM; this is encoded by the coding sequence TTGATCAAGGCGGAAGATCTCTGGAAGAGCTTTCCTATCCAAAGAGACAGGCCCGGGTTCAAGGAATTCATGGTTCATGCCCCCCGGTTTTTCAGCCGCAAAAAGGACTGTTTTTGGGCGCTCAAGGGCGTAACCCTCGCGGTGGCCAAGGGGGAGTGTCTCGGCGTCATCGGCCGAAACGGGGCGGGAAAGAGCACGCTTTTGTCGCTCCTTCTTGGCGTGGCTCACCCTACAAAGGGCACCATCCAGGTGAGCGGCAAGAGGACGCCCCTTCTGGAACTGGGCGCAGGCTTTCATCCGGAACTCACCGGCCGGGAAAACATCATCATGAACGGCGTTCTCCTCGGCCATACGAAAGCCGAAATCCTCGACCGGATGGACGCCATCATCGCCTTTTCCGAATTGGGCGATTTCATCGATAGGCCCATCAGAGGCTATTCCAGCGGAATGCAGATGAGGCTCGGCTTTTCCGTCGCCATCCATACCGATCCGGAGATCTTGCTCATCGATGAGATACTGGCGGTGGGCGACGAGTCCTTCCAGAAAAAATCCGCCAAGGCCTTGATGGAACTCATCAAGGGCGGCGTTACGACCGTCTATGTTTCGCACAACATGGACGCCGTCAAAAGAATCTGCAACCGGGCGGTGTGGCTGGAAAACGGTGAGCTACGGGCCGACGGCGAGCCGGGAGGCGTCATCGAGGCATATCTCAAGTGCCAAAATGGGATGTGA
- a CDS encoding type II toxin-antitoxin system HicB family antitoxin, translating into MSFYTMVLRKSGAYWVAVCLENGLVGQGDTKDAAIKKLKGAVESFEEEYKKDTDIFNAPIPIKELHEFLTVEGKEPVSEEYELRLMHA; encoded by the coding sequence ATGAGCTTTTATACCATGGTATTGAGAAAAAGTGGAGCATATTGGGTAGCAGTTTGCCTCGAAAATGGGCTGGTTGGACAGGGCGACACTAAAGACGCAGCAATAAAGAAACTTAAAGGAGCCGTAGAATCTTTTGAAGAGGAATATAAAAAGGATACAGATATCTTTAATGCACCAATTCCTATCAAGGAATTACATGAATTCCTCACAGTCGAGGGGAAAGAGCCGGTTTCAGAAGAGTATGAACTAAGGCTAATGCATGCCTAA
- a CDS encoding ABC transporter permease, translating into MKRKTRQQLDLLKLLVKKEIILRYKRTYLGFLWSLLNPLLTGFVLFIAFKIFMRFEMEDYTLFLLSALFPWTWFSVSVSMSTNTLIGNISLIKKVVFPKHFLLLATVIGQLVNFIFSLPILLVLVYSYGKAPTWNWLVAMPLLIGVQFIVCYGLALMVSMVNAFFRDMEHIINVLLSLLFWMTPILYPLEAVPERYRVYLSLNPATYLIQSWRDIFFSNSINWDYIFICILTATVVFLAGSLVFKRLDRRLDEVL; encoded by the coding sequence GTGAAGAGAAAAACCAGGCAGCAGCTTGACCTTCTGAAGCTCCTTGTCAAGAAGGAAATCATCCTGAGATACAAGAGGACTTATCTGGGCTTTCTTTGGTCGCTCCTGAATCCCTTGCTGACCGGATTCGTCCTCTTTATCGCCTTCAAGATATTCATGAGATTCGAGATGGAAGACTACACCCTTTTTCTGCTTTCCGCTCTCTTCCCCTGGACCTGGTTTTCCGTCTCCGTATCCATGTCCACAAACACATTGATCGGCAATATCTCCCTCATCAAAAAGGTGGTCTTCCCGAAACATTTCCTGCTGCTGGCCACCGTCATCGGACAGCTTGTCAACTTTATTTTCTCATTGCCCATATTGCTGGTGCTGGTCTACTCTTACGGAAAAGCCCCTACCTGGAACTGGCTTGTGGCGATGCCCTTGCTGATCGGGGTGCAATTTATCGTCTGCTACGGCCTTGCCCTTATGGTTTCGATGGTGAACGCCTTTTTCCGGGACATGGAGCACATCATAAACGTGCTTCTTAGTTTGCTTTTCTGGATGACGCCGATACTGTATCCCCTTGAGGCGGTGCCGGAAAGATACCGCGTCTATCTGTCACTCAACCCGGCAACCTATTTGATACAGAGCTGGCGGGATATCTTCTTCAGTAACAGCATCAACTGGGATTACATATTCATTTGCATCCTTACGGCGACGGTGGTCTTTCTTGCCGGGTCCCTGGTATTCAAAAGGCTCGATCGAAGGCTGGACGAGGTATTATAA